A DNA window from Engystomops pustulosus chromosome 6, aEngPut4.maternal, whole genome shotgun sequence contains the following coding sequences:
- the CD79A gene encoding B-cell antigen receptor complex-associated protein alpha chain isoform X3, which yields MRRRWPPQRTKRGNSSLPITRLGLCCALRMQWVPTSMLVYAGDDAKIHCNFEQEKNEVVEVSWHLIHRTMNMTSSPTYSETRQTNLSATTKILSIPNTKKSDSGLYQCRVTARGRSLWSCGTYLRVRDPPVYLFFNVAEATKNRLITAEGIILMLCAIIPGSLLLYKKRMENLNSMSLKEAEGENLYEGLNLEDCSMYEDISRGLQATYEDVGTLRASDIQLEKP from the exons ATGAGGAGAAGATGGCCGCCTCAGAGGACGAAAAGGGGAAACAGCTCCCTCCCTATCACCAGGCTGG GTTTGTGTTGTGCTCTGAGGATGCAATGGGTTCCTACTTCCATGCTCGTATACGCCGGGGATGATGCCAAGATTCACTGCAACTTTGAGCAGGAGAAGAATGAGGTGGTGGAGGTCTCCTGGCACCTGATCCACAGGACAATGAATATGACGAGCAGCCCTACCTACTCCGAGACAAGGCAGACAAACCTATCAGCCACCACAAAAATCCTGTCCATTCCTAACACCAAGAAATCAGACAGCGGCCTCTATCAGTGCAGAGTCACTGCAAGAGGGAGGAGTCTATGGTCCTGTGGAACCTACCTGAGGGTCCGGG ATCCTCCTGTGTACTTGTTCTTCAATGTCGCAGAGGCGACCAAGAACAGACTGATAACAGCGGAGGGGATCATCCTGATGCTGTGTGCCATCATCCCGGGTTCCCTACTTCTCTACAAG AAACGCATGGAAAACCTAAACTCCATGTCCCTGAAAGAAGCAGAAGGAGAGAATCTCTATGAG GGACTTAACCTGGAGGACTGCTCCATGTATGAGGACATCTCCCGTGGTCTTCAAGCCACCTACGAAGATGTGGGGACCCTGCGAGCATCAGATATTCAGCTGGAGAAACCTTGA
- the CD79A gene encoding B-cell antigen receptor complex-associated protein alpha chain isoform X1, with protein MSGFQTTPLSCTPLHTAAPCCQEDELQESHGLCCALRMQWVPTSMLVYAGDDAKIHCNFEQEKNEVVEVSWHLIHRTMNMTSSPTYSETRQTNLSATTKILSIPNTKKSDSGLYQCRVTARGRSLWSCGTYLRVRDPPVYLFFNVAEATKNRLITAEGIILMLCAIIPGSLLLYKKRMENLNSMSLKEAEGENLYEGLNLEDCSMYEDISRGLQATYEDVGTLRASDIQLEKP; from the exons ATGTCTGGGTTTCAGACTACTCCCCTTTCCTGTACACCTctacacactgctgccccctgctgtcaggaAGATGAGCTGCAGGAGTCACATG GTTTGTGTTGTGCTCTGAGGATGCAATGGGTTCCTACTTCCATGCTCGTATACGCCGGGGATGATGCCAAGATTCACTGCAACTTTGAGCAGGAGAAGAATGAGGTGGTGGAGGTCTCCTGGCACCTGATCCACAGGACAATGAATATGACGAGCAGCCCTACCTACTCCGAGACAAGGCAGACAAACCTATCAGCCACCACAAAAATCCTGTCCATTCCTAACACCAAGAAATCAGACAGCGGCCTCTATCAGTGCAGAGTCACTGCAAGAGGGAGGAGTCTATGGTCCTGTGGAACCTACCTGAGGGTCCGGG ATCCTCCTGTGTACTTGTTCTTCAATGTCGCAGAGGCGACCAAGAACAGACTGATAACAGCGGAGGGGATCATCCTGATGCTGTGTGCCATCATCCCGGGTTCCCTACTTCTCTACAAG AAACGCATGGAAAACCTAAACTCCATGTCCCTGAAAGAAGCAGAAGGAGAGAATCTCTATGAG GGACTTAACCTGGAGGACTGCTCCATGTATGAGGACATCTCCCGTGGTCTTCAAGCCACCTACGAAGATGTGGGGACCCTGCGAGCATCAGATATTCAGCTGGAGAAACCTTGA
- the CD79A gene encoding B-cell antigen receptor complex-associated protein alpha chain isoform X2, with protein MLVRVLCPMLNFPVAAFLVLLPGLCCALRMQWVPTSMLVYAGDDAKIHCNFEQEKNEVVEVSWHLIHRTMNMTSSPTYSETRQTNLSATTKILSIPNTKKSDSGLYQCRVTARGRSLWSCGTYLRVRDPPVYLFFNVAEATKNRLITAEGIILMLCAIIPGSLLLYKKRMENLNSMSLKEAEGENLYEGLNLEDCSMYEDISRGLQATYEDVGTLRASDIQLEKP; from the exons ATGTTAGTGCGTGTTCTGTGCCCGATGTTGAATTTTCCTGTAGCAGCTTTTCTCGTCCTCTTACCAG GTTTGTGTTGTGCTCTGAGGATGCAATGGGTTCCTACTTCCATGCTCGTATACGCCGGGGATGATGCCAAGATTCACTGCAACTTTGAGCAGGAGAAGAATGAGGTGGTGGAGGTCTCCTGGCACCTGATCCACAGGACAATGAATATGACGAGCAGCCCTACCTACTCCGAGACAAGGCAGACAAACCTATCAGCCACCACAAAAATCCTGTCCATTCCTAACACCAAGAAATCAGACAGCGGCCTCTATCAGTGCAGAGTCACTGCAAGAGGGAGGAGTCTATGGTCCTGTGGAACCTACCTGAGGGTCCGGG ATCCTCCTGTGTACTTGTTCTTCAATGTCGCAGAGGCGACCAAGAACAGACTGATAACAGCGGAGGGGATCATCCTGATGCTGTGTGCCATCATCCCGGGTTCCCTACTTCTCTACAAG AAACGCATGGAAAACCTAAACTCCATGTCCCTGAAAGAAGCAGAAGGAGAGAATCTCTATGAG GGACTTAACCTGGAGGACTGCTCCATGTATGAGGACATCTCCCGTGGTCTTCAAGCCACCTACGAAGATGTGGGGACCCTGCGAGCATCAGATATTCAGCTGGAGAAACCTTGA
- the CD79A gene encoding B-cell antigen receptor complex-associated protein alpha chain isoform X4 has protein sequence MQWVPTSMLVYAGDDAKIHCNFEQEKNEVVEVSWHLIHRTMNMTSSPTYSETRQTNLSATTKILSIPNTKKSDSGLYQCRVTARGRSLWSCGTYLRVRDPPVYLFFNVAEATKNRLITAEGIILMLCAIIPGSLLLYKKRMENLNSMSLKEAEGENLYEGLNLEDCSMYEDISRGLQATYEDVGTLRASDIQLEKP, from the exons ATGCAATGGGTTCCTACTTCCATGCTCGTATACGCCGGGGATGATGCCAAGATTCACTGCAACTTTGAGCAGGAGAAGAATGAGGTGGTGGAGGTCTCCTGGCACCTGATCCACAGGACAATGAATATGACGAGCAGCCCTACCTACTCCGAGACAAGGCAGACAAACCTATCAGCCACCACAAAAATCCTGTCCATTCCTAACACCAAGAAATCAGACAGCGGCCTCTATCAGTGCAGAGTCACTGCAAGAGGGAGGAGTCTATGGTCCTGTGGAACCTACCTGAGGGTCCGGG ATCCTCCTGTGTACTTGTTCTTCAATGTCGCAGAGGCGACCAAGAACAGACTGATAACAGCGGAGGGGATCATCCTGATGCTGTGTGCCATCATCCCGGGTTCCCTACTTCTCTACAAG AAACGCATGGAAAACCTAAACTCCATGTCCCTGAAAGAAGCAGAAGGAGAGAATCTCTATGAG GGACTTAACCTGGAGGACTGCTCCATGTATGAGGACATCTCCCGTGGTCTTCAAGCCACCTACGAAGATGTGGGGACCCTGCGAGCATCAGATATTCAGCTGGAGAAACCTTGA